Proteins co-encoded in one Arachis hypogaea cultivar Tifrunner chromosome 13, arahy.Tifrunner.gnm2.J5K5, whole genome shotgun sequence genomic window:
- the LOC112737748 gene encoding pentatricopeptide repeat-containing protein At1g77360, mitochondrial isoform X1, with amino-acid sequence MIRVFDNRKKPLSKWVLFAKLYCTSEPVQEVTDATRMVCKTMMSCPPMGLDTALNQTGVRVSPDLVQSVLKSFENAGMLAFRFFEWAEKQRNYTHDVKAYHSMIESLAKIRQYQIMWDLVNAMRKKGMLNIETFCIIMRKYARAQKVDEAIYTFNVMEKYDISPNLAAFNGLLSALCKSKNVRKAQEIFDSMKDRFVPDSKTYSILLDGWGRAPSLPKAREVFREMVCMGCDPDIVTYGIMVDILCKAGRVDEAVEIVKEMDANNCGATSFIYSVLVHTYGVENRIEDAINTFIEMESKGIKPDVVVYNALIGAFCKANKFKNVHRVLQEMESNGVDPNSRTCNVIISGLISQGETDRAFRVFRRMVKSCEPDADTYTMLIKMFCERNELEMATKIWKYMKSKRFVPSLHTYSVLINGLCQKGNAMKACVLMEEMIENGIRPSGSTFAKLRQLLIKEGREDVLKFLHEKVDLLVKEPLFD; translated from the coding sequence ATGATCAGAGTTTTTGACAACAGGAAAAAACCATTATCCAAATGGGTATTGTTTGCCAAATTGTATTGTACAAGTGAACCAGTTCAAGAGGTTACAGATGCAACTAGAATGGTATGCAAGACTATGATGTCATGTCCTCCAATGGGACTGGACACTGCTCTTAATCAAACTGGTGTTAGAGTTTCACCGGATTTGGTCCAGAGTGTCCTCAAGAGTTTTGAGAATGCCGGTATGTTGGCGTTCCGGTTCTTCGAGTGGGCTGAGAAGCAGAGAAATTACACACACGACGTCAAGGCATATCACTCAATGATTGAGTCTTTGGCCAAAATAAGGCAATACCAGATCATGTGGGATCTTGTCAATGCTATGAGGAAAAAGGGGATGTTGAATATTGAGACTTTCTGTATCATCATGCGAAAGTATGCCCGAGCTCAGAAGGTAGATGAGGCCATTTATACGTTTAATGTCATGGAAAAATATGACATATCTCCAAATCTTGCTGCATTTAACGGTTTACTAAGTGCATTGTGCAAGTCCAAGAATGTGAGAAAGGCTCAGGAGATCTTTGACTCTATGAAGGATCGCTTTGTCCCGGACTCAAAAACTTATAGCATATTGCTTGATGGATGGGGAAGGGCTCCGAGTCTTCCGAAAGCAAGAGAGGTTTTTAGAGAGATGGTTTGCATGGGATGTGATCCGGATATTGTCACATATGGAATAATGGTTGACATTCTTTGCAAAGCCGGAAGAGTTGATGAAGCTGTAGAGATAGTAAAGGAAATGGATGCTAACAATTGCGGGGCAACTTCTTTTATTTATAGTGTCCTGGTCCACACATATGGGGTGGAAAATCGGATTGAAGATGCTATCAACACATTCATAGAGATGGAAAGCAAGGGAATCAAGCCAGATGTTGTGGTGTATAATGCATTGATTGGTGCTTTCTGTAAAGCAAACAAATTCAAAAATGTTCATCGAGTTTTGCAAGAGATGGAATCCAATGGTGTTGATCCTAATTCAAGGACCTGCAATGTTATCATAAGCGGTTTGATAAGCCAGGGAGAGACTGATAGAGCTTTTAGGGTCTTCCGCCGGATGGTTAAGTCTTGCGAACCGGATGCCGATACCTATACAATGTTGATAAAAATGTTTTGTGAGAGAAATGAACTAGAGATGGCTACGAAAATATGGAAGTATATGAAGTCAAAACGGTTTGTCCCAAGTTTGCACACCTATTCAGTCCTCATCAATGGGTTGTGCCAAAAGGGCAATGCTATGAAAGCATGTGTTTTGATGGAAGAGATGATAGAAAATGGAATTCGACCATCTGGTTCAACATTCGCCAAGTTAAGACAGTTACTTATAAAGGAAGGGCGAGAGGATGTGCTAAAATTTCTTCATGAGAAAGTTGATCTTCTTGTCAAGGAGCCTTTATTTGATTAG
- the LOC112737748 gene encoding pentatricopeptide repeat-containing protein At1g77360, mitochondrial isoform X2, with the protein MVCKTMMSCPPMGLDTALNQTGVRVSPDLVQSVLKSFENAGMLAFRFFEWAEKQRNYTHDVKAYHSMIESLAKIRQYQIMWDLVNAMRKKGMLNIETFCIIMRKYARAQKVDEAIYTFNVMEKYDISPNLAAFNGLLSALCKSKNVRKAQEIFDSMKDRFVPDSKTYSILLDGWGRAPSLPKAREVFREMVCMGCDPDIVTYGIMVDILCKAGRVDEAVEIVKEMDANNCGATSFIYSVLVHTYGVENRIEDAINTFIEMESKGIKPDVVVYNALIGAFCKANKFKNVHRVLQEMESNGVDPNSRTCNVIISGLISQGETDRAFRVFRRMVKSCEPDADTYTMLIKMFCERNELEMATKIWKYMKSKRFVPSLHTYSVLINGLCQKGNAMKACVLMEEMIENGIRPSGSTFAKLRQLLIKEGREDVLKFLHEKVDLLVKEPLFD; encoded by the coding sequence ATGGTATGCAAGACTATGATGTCATGTCCTCCAATGGGACTGGACACTGCTCTTAATCAAACTGGTGTTAGAGTTTCACCGGATTTGGTCCAGAGTGTCCTCAAGAGTTTTGAGAATGCCGGTATGTTGGCGTTCCGGTTCTTCGAGTGGGCTGAGAAGCAGAGAAATTACACACACGACGTCAAGGCATATCACTCAATGATTGAGTCTTTGGCCAAAATAAGGCAATACCAGATCATGTGGGATCTTGTCAATGCTATGAGGAAAAAGGGGATGTTGAATATTGAGACTTTCTGTATCATCATGCGAAAGTATGCCCGAGCTCAGAAGGTAGATGAGGCCATTTATACGTTTAATGTCATGGAAAAATATGACATATCTCCAAATCTTGCTGCATTTAACGGTTTACTAAGTGCATTGTGCAAGTCCAAGAATGTGAGAAAGGCTCAGGAGATCTTTGACTCTATGAAGGATCGCTTTGTCCCGGACTCAAAAACTTATAGCATATTGCTTGATGGATGGGGAAGGGCTCCGAGTCTTCCGAAAGCAAGAGAGGTTTTTAGAGAGATGGTTTGCATGGGATGTGATCCGGATATTGTCACATATGGAATAATGGTTGACATTCTTTGCAAAGCCGGAAGAGTTGATGAAGCTGTAGAGATAGTAAAGGAAATGGATGCTAACAATTGCGGGGCAACTTCTTTTATTTATAGTGTCCTGGTCCACACATATGGGGTGGAAAATCGGATTGAAGATGCTATCAACACATTCATAGAGATGGAAAGCAAGGGAATCAAGCCAGATGTTGTGGTGTATAATGCATTGATTGGTGCTTTCTGTAAAGCAAACAAATTCAAAAATGTTCATCGAGTTTTGCAAGAGATGGAATCCAATGGTGTTGATCCTAATTCAAGGACCTGCAATGTTATCATAAGCGGTTTGATAAGCCAGGGAGAGACTGATAGAGCTTTTAGGGTCTTCCGCCGGATGGTTAAGTCTTGCGAACCGGATGCCGATACCTATACAATGTTGATAAAAATGTTTTGTGAGAGAAATGAACTAGAGATGGCTACGAAAATATGGAAGTATATGAAGTCAAAACGGTTTGTCCCAAGTTTGCACACCTATTCAGTCCTCATCAATGGGTTGTGCCAAAAGGGCAATGCTATGAAAGCATGTGTTTTGATGGAAGAGATGATAGAAAATGGAATTCGACCATCTGGTTCAACATTCGCCAAGTTAAGACAGTTACTTATAAAGGAAGGGCGAGAGGATGTGCTAAAATTTCTTCATGAGAAAGTTGATCTTCTTGTCAAGGAGCCTTTATTTGATTAG
- the LOC112737749 gene encoding pentatricopeptide repeat-containing protein At3g58590, which yields MTLPWVGFNGFPNCKNRTDAAGRIGNIGNPALGRSELIIGPDKEQNCTTPHPLLSHSHKRLGAHPQTPSEVTSAAHSTSVHRHRTLAAVAAPLAGSSESCARVSLLSSVCARLPASRRASAGECSRPRAVFPSSCCVSSSSAITAPNPTPRLLASRLCPPSLLASAARFSPRLPPPVSARAVRGCCFSSSVGVAACTALLVCLHCSILPLQQQSTGNNQIKYTTSGAGVVSCMSCHGHIVRHGQHLLKLVESCSITCTLDATKCLHALSITMGPIPNQSIFVHNNVISHYLSLGEFLHARRVFDILPQRTVVSYNMLIHAYSRRGDVSDAWSLLCHMRGSDFSPTQYTLSGLLSCELLSICQGMQLQALSIKSGLFDADAFVSTALLGLFGRHGCLDEAFIAFEDMVHKSLVTWNIMLLILARNGFVGDCQNLFRDLVRTGVALSEGSFVAVLSGLVDPEQDLEYSAMIHGLMTKCGFDGDIALVNCLINVYVKCKAMFSAQRLFQEVPAENVVSWNTIIDALVKSGRPQVALEMFVNMSRRGLMPSQATFVAVIDMCASLKNFVCGESIHAKVIRNGFESDVVVGTALVDFYAKCDNMMCSHKCFNQIEEKNIVSWNALMVGYSNECSSMPIMLLRQMLQLGHLVNEFSFSASLKSSSVLNTRQLHGLLIKMGYESHEYVLSSLVMAYSRNGLIIEALSFVKEVSNSLPLVPSNIIAGIYNRTCQYYETVKFLSLLESPDTVSWNLVISACARSNNYNEVLELFNHMHVAHIQPDNYTFMSILCVCTKLCRLDLGSSLHGLIMKTNLYNWDTYICNALIDMYGKCGNIDSSVKVFEEMTDKNIITWTALITAFGLNGYPHEALKRFKNMESFRLKPDALALRAVLSACRYGGLVSEAMEIFKQMGTAYGIQPELDHYHCIVDLLAKRGEIEEAEKIITSMPFPPNANIWRSFLEGSKRQTVKSNCILEAMH from the exons ATGACTTTGCCAT GGGTGGGGTTTAATGGATTTCCAAA TTGTAAAAATCGGACTGATGCGGCCGGTCGGATCGGAAACATCGGCAATCCAGCTTTAGGTCGGTCCGAACTTATAATTGGACCGGATAAGGAGCAAAACTG CACAACCCCACACCCccttctctctcactctcacaaACGGCTGGGAGCTCACCCCCAGACACCATCAGAGGTCACCTCAGCGGCTCACTCCACCTCCGTTCACCGCCACCGCACGCTCGCCGCCGTCGCCGCGCCTCTCGCCGGATCCTCCGAGTCATGTGCTCGCGTGTCGCTGCTCTCCTCTGTCTGTGCTCGGCTGCCAGCGTCTCGCCGCGCCTCCGCCGGTGAGTGCTCGAGGCCTCGAGCTGTGTTTCCTAGTTCCTGCTGCGTGTCGTCGTCGTCCGCCATCACTGCACCCAACCCAACGCCTCGTTTGCTCGCGTCTCGCCTCTGTCCTCCGTCTCTGCTCGCCTCAGCTGCTCGCTTCTCGCCGCGCCTCCCTCCGCCAGTGAGTGCTCGAGCTGTGCGTGGTTGTTGCTTCTCGTCGTCCGTGGGTGTTGCTGCCTGCACTGCACTGCTTGTCTGCCTGCACTGCTCGATTCTGCCGCTGCAACAACAGTCAACTg gaaacaatcaaatcaaatataccaCATCTGGCGCCGGGGTTGTTAGCTGCATGAGTTGCCATGGACATATTGTCCGACATGGCCAACACCTCCTCAAGCTTGTTGAATCGTGTTCCATCACTTGCACCCTTGATGCAACTAAATGCCTCCATGCACTCTCTATCACTATGGGTCCCATTCCAAACCAATCCATCTTCGTCCACAATAATGTCATTTCTCATTACTTATCCCTTGGCGAGTTTCTTCATGCACGTCGAGTGTTTGATATATTGCCCCAAAGAACGGTAGTTTCTTACAACATGCTCATCCATGCTTATAGTCGCCGTGGTGATGTGAGTGATGCTTGGAGCCTGCTCTGCCACATGAGGGGTTCTGACTTTTCTCCAACACAATATACTTTGAGTGGGTTACTATCTTGTGAATTGTTGAGCATTTGTCAGGGTATGCAGTTGCAGGCTTTGAGCATCAAGAGTGGACTTTTTGATGCTGATGCTTTTGTGAGTACTGCTTTGTTGGGTTTGTTTGGGAGGCATGGATGTTTGGATGAAGCTTTTATTGCATTTGAAGATATGGTCCATAAGAGCCTGGTGACTTGGAATATAATGCTATTGATTCTGGCACGTAATGGATTTGTGGGAGACTGCCAGAATTTGTTTCGTGATCTTGTGAGGACAGGGGTTGCTTTGTCAGAAGGTTCCTTTGTGGCTGTTTTGTCTGGACTTGTTGATCCTGAGCAGGATTTGGAATATAGTGCAATGATTCATGGTTTGATGACGAAATGTGGGTTTGATGGTGACATTGCTTTGGTTAATTGTCTGATTAACGTGTATGTGAAATGCAAAGCCATGTTCTCGGCACAAAGATTGTTTCAAGAAGTTCCGGCTGAAAATGTTGTGTCTTGGAATACGATTATTGACGCATTGGTGAAAAGTGGGAGACCTCAAGTGGCATTGGAGATGTTTGTGAATATGTCTAGAAGGGGATTGATGCCTAGTCAGGCCACATTTGTAGCTGTTATAGACATGTGTGCTAGTTTGAAGAACTTTGTTTGTGGAGAATCTATCCATGCTAAGGTAATCAGGAATGGTTTCGAATCTGATGTTGTTGTAGGTACTGCATTGGTAGACTTTTATGCTAAATGTGATAACATGATGTGTTCCCATAAATGTTTTAATCAAATAGAAGAGAAGAATATTGTGTCTTGGAATGCTTTGATGGTGGGTTACTCGAATGAATGCTCTTCCATGCCGATTATGTTACTACGACAAATGCTACAATTAGGTCACTTAGTTAATGAGTTTTCCTTTTCTGCTTCTCTTAAGTCATCATCAGTATTGAACACGCGTCAGCTCCATGGTTTGCTTATAAAAATGGGGTATGAAAGTCATGAATATGTATTAAGCTCCCTTGTTATGGCTTACAGTAGAAACGGTCTCATAATCGAAGCACTTTCTTTTGTCAAGGAAGTCAGTAATTCACTTCCTCTAGTCCCCTCAAACATCATTGCCGGGATCTATAACAGGACTTGCCAATACTATGAAACGGTAAAGTTCCTTTCTTTGCTCGAAAGCCCTGATACTGTATCCTGGAACCTTGTCATTTCAGCTTGTGCTCGGAGCAATAATTATAATGAGGTTTtggaacttttcaaccatatgcATGTTGCACACATACAACCGGATAATTACACATTTATGAGTATATTATGCGTGTGCACCAAGCTTTGTCGTCTTGATCTGGGAAGTTCTCTTCATGGACTTATTATGAAGACTAACCTCTATAACTGGGACACTTATATCTGCAATGCACTAATTGACATGTATGGAAAGTGTGGAAACATTGATAGTTCGGTAAAAGTTTTTGAAGAAATGACtgacaaaaatattattacatGGACGGCTTTAATTACTGCCTTCGGGCTGAATGGTTATCCACATGAAGCGCTAAAGAGATTCAAAAATATGGAATCATTCAGGTTGAAGCCGGATGCATTAGCTCTGAGAGCAGTGCTCTCTGCTTGCAGATATGGTGGATTGGTAAGCGAGGCGATGGAAATTTTCAAACAGATGGGAACTGCTTATGGGATTCAGCCAGAACTAGATCATTACCATTGTATAGTAGACCTCCTGGCTAAACGTGGAGAAATTGAAGAAGCTGAGAAAATCATCACTAGCATGCCTTTTCCACCAAATGCGAATATTTGGCGTAGCTTCCTTGAAGGCTCCAAGAGGCAAACAGTAAAATCTAATTGTATTTTGGAAGCAATGCACTGA